In Tachypleus tridentatus isolate NWPU-2018 chromosome 7, ASM421037v1, whole genome shotgun sequence, a genomic segment contains:
- the LOC143256485 gene encoding uncharacterized protein LOC143256485 yields the protein MHAVTIGFDCFLCLCVLAVLAERHIPENGPDLEVVIPRIGNEELQKRGWNSLSGMWGKRDWNGLSGMWGKRNWNNPSEILNKQGWNDLSGMWGKRDWNKLSGMWGKRDWNKLSGMWGKRDWNKLSGMWGKRDWNKLSGMWGKRDWNKLSGMWGKRNPYTYSLHRIRPSYPFEASGNTWEESTMQGPLKSGRQESTAKELLEDRLMK from the exons ATGCATGCTGTAACCATTGGATTTGACTGTTTcctttgtttgtgtgttttggcTGTTCTGGCGGAGAGACATATTCCAGAAAATGGTCCAGACTTAGAAGTCGTTATTCCAAGAATCGGAAATGAAGAACTTCAGAAGAGAGGATGGAACAGTCTTTCTGGAATGTGGGGCAAGCGGGACTGGAATGGCTTGTCAGGAATGTGGGGTAAACGAAACTGGAACAACCCTTCtgaaattctgaacaaacaagGCTGGAACGACCTATCAGGAATGTGGGGTAAAAGAGACTGGAATAAGCTATCAGGAATGTGGGGTAAAAGAGACTGGAATAAGCTATCAGGAATGTGGGGTAAAAGAGACTGGAATAAGCTATCAGGAATGTGGGGTAAAAGAGACTGGAATAAGCTATCAGGAATGTGGGGTAAACGAGACTGGAATAAGCTATCAGGAATGTGGGGTAAAAGAAATCCTTACACTTACAGTCTGCATAGGATCCGGCCCAGTTACCCATTTGAAGCAAGCGGAAACACATGGGAAGAATCAACAATGCAAG GACCGTTAAAAAGTGGACGTCAGGAATCCACAGCCAAGGAGTTATTGGAGGATCGACTGATGAAATGA